The sequence GGACCTATTGAACGCCCTGTCGCTTAATTCGGCAACTTTTACGGGAGCAGCCTTAATTGGTCCTGCAGTTGCAGGGGCTCTTCTGGGAATACTTGGAGCAGGGAGCCTTTTCTTTATAAACGGCCTTACTTTTCTTGCCGTATTATTTGCCCTGGCTTCAATGAAAGATGTACGCACACATAGCGGCGGTCAGAAAACGTCGATTAAGGACTCAGTCCTTGCGGGGCTTTCCTACGCATGGAAATCGCGTTTTATACTGGCGCTTCTGGCACTTTCAACTGTCACGGCTATTTTCGGGCGTTCTTATCAGAATCTCCTGCCTATATTTGCGCGCGACATATGGCGCAGCGGAGCCTACGGCTACGGGCTTCTTCTTGCTTCCTCGGGCGGCGGGGCGCTTGTGGGGGCTTTTGCGCTTGCTTCATTCAGTAACGTCAGGCGCCCCGGCGTGGTGCTTGTCATTTCCGGACTGGTATTCAGTATTTCCATTATACTCTTTGCGGAAAGTACGAGCCTGATTCTGGGAATAATATTTCTTTTTATTAACGGCGTCTCGGCAACGGCAGTTGGAACCATTATTGCAACATTTATTCAGGTTACCGTGCCAAATGAACTCAGGGGGCGCATAATAAGCCTTTATACAATTACGCTAATCGGCCTGCCCGCGCTTGGTTCTCTTGGAAGCGGTGCCGTGGCCGAACTGCTCGGAGGAATTCAGGGCGCCCCGAGGGCGGTTTTAATCGGGGGTGTAATAGTTGGAGTTATAATAATCTTTACAGCCCCGCTGTTCTGGAAGAAAATAATGAGCCGTGAGGAAAAATAATTACCAGGCCTTAAGGATATAAAGCACCCTTAAGGCCTGAATTTAATCAAATTTACGCATATCCATTTTCTCTCCGCTTTTCCCCTCTATGTTAATTTTTAAACTTTCTTAGTGAATATTACTGTCTAATCAGTATAGAAATGAAAAGTGAATTTAGTTTTCTGAATCCTTCCAAGAAGGAGGATCTTACTATTAACAGGAGAAAATTTTTATGAAATATCTTAAATATGCGGCAGCAGTGGTTCTGGCAGGGCTTTCCTTATTCGGGTGCTCCGGAAGCTCCGAGGTTGAAAGCTCATTTAATAACAGCCAGATTAAAATTGATGGCAGCCAGACCGACTGGGCAGGCAGCCTGAAGACTGTTAAAGACGATAACATGGCCTACGGCTTTAAGAACGACGGGCAGAATCTTTATCTCTGCCTGGTTACTTCGGATGCCTCGAAGGCGATGAGGATTCTGACAATGGGCCTTACCATCTGGCTCGATCCCGGAAGTTCAAAGGATGTAATCGGAGTGAAATTCCCCTTAAGGCCTGAAAGAGGTGAGATGAGGGATTTCAGAATGCAGATGCCTCAGGACAGTACTTCCCCGCGCGGGCGTGAAGAGAGAATTCAAAAACTGATTTCCATGCAAAAAGAGCTTACAGTTACAAATAAAGACGATCTGCCGCTCTATACATCCGAAATAGCATCGGCTAAAGACTTTCAGGCAGGCATCAGCTACCAGAAAGACCAGTTTGTCTATGAACTGAAGGTTCCCCTGGAGGGCAGCGGCGCGCAGACTGTACTAAAGACCCGTCCCGGAGAGGATGTTGAGGTGAAGATTGAAACAGGGAAAATTGATATGACCCAGCGCGGGGGCGGAATGCGTATGGGATCCGGCGGCCAAGGCGGCAACCGTCCACCCATGGGAGGCGGTAGAGAAGGCGGAGGCAGCGGACGCCGTGGCGGAGGCGGAGAAAGAGGCGGAATGAGACAAAACTTCAAGCCGCTTGACTATACCTTTGAGGTCAAACTGGCTAAATAGACGTCAAAAATTGTTAAATACTGACGTCTTCCGCTCCTGAAGGCACATGCGCCCTTTAAGGAGCGGTTGTTTTTTTTAGAAATATTTTGCTTATTAAGCCCTTTAATTAATTATGAATAAAACCTGCTTCGGCTTAATATTACTTTAATACAATGAATATACTGGTCTCCTGCTTGTCAAAATCGTGGGGCGGAATGGAGATGTTCGTAATCTCCAGCATCAAACTGCTCTTAAAAGAAGGTCACTCTGTTGCGCTGGCTTCAATCGAAAACAGTCCTATAGATAAAGAATCCCGCAGGCTGAATGTTAAAAGCGTAAATTTTGACGCATCGCCGCTAAGCTTAAAAAGCATTAAGATTTTCAAGAAAACTCTGCAGAATGAGAAAATTGAACTCATTCATACGCATTTTTCAAAGGACCTCTGGCTTATCGTTCCCGCCCTGAAGCTCTCAGGACTTAGAACCCCTGTTGTAATGACAAAGCATATTGGATCTGCAATCGAAAAAAAAGACCTGCTGCATAACTTTATTTACAGGCGCCTGGACTGTGCCATTGCAATTTCGGAAGTAATAAGGCAGAATCTTCTTGATACTACCGTGCTGGGCGAAAAAAAGGTGGCTCTAATTCATAATTTTATTGATATAAATAAGTTTGTAAAAAACGATGACTCCTCTGATCTGAAAAAGGAATTTCAAATAACCCCTTCACAAACCGTAATCGGTATGGTGGGCAGGATAAGTCCCGGAAAAGGGCATGAGGATGTAATTGAAGCCGTAAGAGTTATAAGCCAGGATGAGCCGGATATCAAAGTTATTATTGTCGGGACTTCCCAGGAAAATGAAAGGCAGTACGAGGCAGGGTTAAAAGAAAAGGTCAGGCAGTATGGTCTGGATAAATACTTTATTTTTACGGGATTTAGAAAAGACATACCGGAACTTCTTTCACTTTTTGACATATTTTTGTTCCCCTCGCATGCCGAGGCATTCGGGCTCTCACTTCTTGAGGCTATGGCAGTGGGGCTTCCGAATGTTGTGTGTTATTCAGACGGCGTTAAGGATATTGCGCTTGAAGATGTTACAAGCCTGACCTATGGCCGGGGCGAATATGAAAAGCTTGCCGGACATATTAAAAATCTGCTTTCAAACCCGGAACTTAGGACACGGCTTTCAGAAAATTCAATGAAAAGGGTGAAACTCTTCAGTCCTGAAGTCTTTCAGGAGAAAATTGAAACGCTCTACCGTAATCTTGTCCTTAAAAAAGAAGCCCACTAAATAAT comes from Ignavibacteria bacterium and encodes:
- a CDS encoding MFS transporter — encoded protein: MAEATTLEKPRRFAALQHRNFTLLWTGLIVSNAGTWMQNVAQGWLVLQLTNSPLWLGLLGLSFALPMIILPFFGGVTVDRINRIRLLYITQTGMMITAFVLAILTWLHMVSVYHILAASFTGAVFLAFDNPARQALVPDLVPREDLLNALSLNSATFTGAALIGPAVAGALLGILGAGSLFFINGLTFLAVLFALASMKDVRTHSGGQKTSIKDSVLAGLSYAWKSRFILALLALSTVTAIFGRSYQNLLPIFARDIWRSGAYGYGLLLASSGGGALVGAFALASFSNVRRPGVVLVISGLVFSISIILFAESTSLILGIIFLFINGVSATAVGTIIATFIQVTVPNELRGRIISLYTITLIGLPALGSLGSGAVAELLGGIQGAPRAVLIGGVIVGVIIIFTAPLFWKKIMSREEK
- a CDS encoding glycosyltransferase family 4 protein; translated protein: MEMFVISSIKLLLKEGHSVALASIENSPIDKESRRLNVKSVNFDASPLSLKSIKIFKKTLQNEKIELIHTHFSKDLWLIVPALKLSGLRTPVVMTKHIGSAIEKKDLLHNFIYRRLDCAIAISEVIRQNLLDTTVLGEKKVALIHNFIDINKFVKNDDSSDLKKEFQITPSQTVIGMVGRISPGKGHEDVIEAVRVISQDEPDIKVIIVGTSQENERQYEAGLKEKVRQYGLDKYFIFTGFRKDIPELLSLFDIFLFPSHAEAFGLSLLEAMAVGLPNVVCYSDGVKDIALEDVTSLTYGRGEYEKLAGHIKNLLSNPELRTRLSENSMKRVKLFSPEVFQEKIETLYRNLVLKKEAH